Proteins encoded together in one Chitinophaga lutea window:
- a CDS encoding sodium/sugar symporter, giving the protein MNNTGLLPLDYLVFAFYFVIVAGYGYYIYQRKRKASADTKDFFLAEGSLTWWAIGASLIASNISAEQFIGMSGSGFKMGLAISTYEWMAAATLLVVAIFFLPIYLKNKIYTMPQFLLQRYDGRVSTVMAVFWLLLYVFVNLTSILYLGALAIQTISGIPFWTCVMALSVFAIFITLGGMKVIGYTDVIQVFFLILGGLATTYLALNLVSDHFGGSGMWDGVGLLRQKAPEHFHMIFSPESEHYKDLPGLAVLIGGMWIVNLNYWGCNQYITQRALGADLKTARNGLLFAGFLKLLMPVIVVLPGIAAYVLYKNGMFQQEMLDAAGTVKPDHAYPVLLNLLPAGLKGLSFAALTAAIVASLAGKANSIATIFTLDIYKHFFKKDATEQDQVKVGRYTIVVAIIIGALVAPALKSLDQGFQYIQEYTGFISPGVFAIFIMGFFWKRTTANAALVGAILAIPLSVALKFGMPELPFINRMGWVFIIIVVIMGIMSILDPKSKDNPKGLEVDASMFKLNTAFSIGAIIICGVLAALYTVFW; this is encoded by the coding sequence ATGAACAACACAGGGCTGCTGCCACTCGATTACCTGGTTTTCGCATTTTACTTTGTTATCGTAGCCGGTTACGGTTATTATATCTATCAAAGAAAGAGGAAGGCCTCCGCTGATACGAAAGACTTTTTCCTTGCAGAGGGTTCCCTTACCTGGTGGGCCATCGGGGCTTCGTTGATTGCGTCCAACATTTCCGCGGAACAATTCATCGGCATGTCCGGTTCCGGTTTTAAAATGGGGCTGGCCATTTCCACGTATGAATGGATGGCGGCTGCCACCCTGCTGGTAGTGGCGATATTTTTCCTGCCCATCTACCTCAAGAACAAGATTTACACGATGCCGCAGTTCCTGCTGCAACGGTACGACGGGCGCGTGAGCACCGTGATGGCCGTGTTCTGGCTGTTGCTCTACGTGTTCGTAAACCTCACTTCCATCCTGTACCTCGGCGCACTGGCCATTCAGACCATTTCGGGCATTCCGTTCTGGACCTGCGTGATGGCGCTGTCTGTGTTCGCGATTTTTATCACGCTGGGCGGTATGAAGGTGATCGGTTATACGGATGTGATCCAGGTGTTTTTCCTGATACTCGGCGGTTTGGCCACCACTTATCTTGCACTCAACCTGGTATCCGACCACTTCGGCGGTTCGGGCATGTGGGATGGGGTAGGACTGCTGCGCCAGAAAGCGCCGGAGCATTTCCACATGATCTTCTCCCCGGAAAGCGAGCACTATAAAGACCTGCCGGGCCTGGCGGTGCTGATCGGCGGTATGTGGATCGTGAACCTCAACTACTGGGGATGCAACCAGTACATTACGCAACGCGCACTGGGCGCGGATCTCAAAACCGCGCGCAACGGCCTCCTGTTCGCCGGTTTCCTGAAACTGCTGATGCCGGTGATCGTAGTGCTGCCGGGTATTGCCGCTTATGTGCTGTATAAAAACGGCATGTTCCAGCAGGAGATGCTGGATGCCGCCGGCACCGTGAAACCCGACCATGCTTACCCCGTATTGCTCAACCTGCTGCCGGCCGGCCTGAAAGGTTTGTCGTTCGCCGCGCTGACCGCTGCCATCGTAGCTTCCCTGGCCGGAAAAGCCAACAGTATCGCCACCATTTTCACACTCGATATTTACAAACACTTCTTCAAGAAAGACGCTACGGAACAGGACCAGGTGAAGGTAGGCCGTTACACCATCGTGGTGGCCATCATCATCGGTGCGCTGGTAGCCCCGGCGCTGAAAAGCCTCGACCAGGGTTTCCAGTACATCCAGGAATACACCGGCTTCATTTCTCCGGGCGTGTTCGCGATATTCATCATGGGCTTTTTCTGGAAGCGCACCACGGCCAACGCCGCACTGGTAGGCGCTATCCTCGCCATTCCGTTATCGGTGGCCCTGAAGTTCGGCATGCCCGAACTGCCTTTCATTAACCGGATGGGCTGGGTGTTCATCATCATCGTGGTGATCATGGGCATCATGAGCATCCTCGATCCGAAGAGCAAAGACAATCCGAAAGGGCTCGAAGTGGATGCGTCCATGTTCAAACTCAATACCGCTTTTTCCATAGGCGCGATCATCATCTGCGGTGTGCTCGCGGCTTTATATACAGTATTCTGGTAA
- a CDS encoding CsbD family protein codes for MDILMIKDRWYEIREKLKNMFADLTDTDLRYEQGKDDRLIGQIQIKLGKSRDEVISLIRSL; via the coding sequence ATGGACATCCTGATGATTAAGGACCGGTGGTATGAAATCAGAGAGAAGCTGAAAAATATGTTCGCGGATTTGACGGACACCGATCTCCGGTACGAGCAAGGGAAAGACGACAGGTTGATTGGTCAGATCCAGATCAAGCTGGGCAAAAGCAGGGACGAAGTGATATCCCTTATCCGGTCGCTCTAA
- a CDS encoding alpha-L-fucosidase — translation MQLFRHLVWLALLLPITIKAQYKPTWESLDSRPVPAWFENAKFGIFIHWGVYSVPAWAPKGVYSEWYQYWLQSGKVFGNNNPSPTAVVDHHNKVYGKDFSYYQFADYFKAEDYDPEAWAKLFEKSGAKYIVLTSKHHDGFALWPSKEATKAFGRPWNAVDGAAKRDLLGDLTTAVKKTSVKMGFYYSLYEWYNPLYRDKKYKEYVNEHMLPQLRDLVNRYEPDIIWPDGEWDQSDTLWQSREFLTWLFNESPVKDKVAVNDRWGKGIRKNHGGYYTTEYEVGATFSRPWEECRGMGFSFGYNRNEDIEDYNSTQSLIYLLTDIVSSGGNLLLDIGPDGHGKIPPIMQERLLEIGEWLKVNGEAIYNTRSWKNKVQWSAGRRDWKPPHGMVSGEAMLKQTVQPEPGYAAKEIFFTANGSTVYAIAPRLPEGRFLIRDVNPSAGTTVQLLGLPRKLAFKKVKEGIEVTVPKLSVQEVPCRHAFAFKITQTI, via the coding sequence ATGCAGTTATTCAGACATCTTGTTTGGCTTGCCCTGCTGTTGCCCATTACGATAAAGGCACAGTATAAGCCCACCTGGGAATCGTTAGACAGCCGGCCCGTGCCGGCATGGTTCGAGAACGCCAAATTCGGCATCTTCATTCACTGGGGCGTTTATTCCGTGCCCGCCTGGGCGCCCAAGGGCGTCTATTCGGAATGGTACCAGTACTGGCTGCAAAGCGGCAAGGTATTCGGCAACAACAACCCTTCGCCCACCGCCGTGGTGGATCATCACAACAAAGTATACGGCAAGGATTTTTCGTACTACCAGTTCGCGGATTATTTTAAAGCGGAAGACTACGACCCGGAAGCCTGGGCGAAGCTGTTCGAAAAATCCGGCGCGAAATACATCGTGCTCACCTCCAAACACCACGACGGGTTTGCGCTCTGGCCCAGCAAAGAAGCCACCAAAGCCTTCGGCCGCCCCTGGAATGCAGTGGACGGTGCGGCAAAACGCGACCTCCTCGGCGACCTCACCACCGCCGTTAAAAAAACAAGCGTGAAGATGGGATTCTATTATTCCCTCTACGAATGGTACAACCCGCTCTACCGCGATAAAAAATACAAGGAGTACGTCAATGAGCACATGCTGCCGCAGCTCCGCGACCTGGTGAACCGTTATGAACCGGACATCATCTGGCCGGACGGTGAATGGGACCAGAGCGATACCCTCTGGCAGTCGCGCGAATTCCTGACCTGGCTCTTCAATGAATCGCCGGTGAAAGACAAGGTAGCGGTGAACGACCGCTGGGGGAAAGGTATCCGCAAAAACCACGGCGGCTACTACACCACCGAATATGAGGTAGGCGCCACCTTTAGCCGGCCCTGGGAGGAATGCCGGGGGATGGGCTTTTCGTTCGGGTATAACCGTAATGAAGACATCGAGGATTACAACAGCACGCAGTCCCTCATCTACCTGCTCACCGACATCGTGAGCAGCGGCGGTAACCTGCTGCTCGACATCGGGCCCGACGGCCACGGCAAAATACCGCCGATCATGCAGGAGCGCCTTCTCGAAATAGGGGAGTGGCTGAAAGTGAACGGCGAGGCCATTTACAACACCCGCAGCTGGAAAAACAAAGTGCAGTGGTCGGCCGGGCGCCGCGACTGGAAGCCGCCCCACGGCATGGTGAGCGGCGAGGCCATGCTCAAACAGACCGTACAGCCCGAACCGGGATACGCGGCGAAGGAAATCTTTTTCACGGCCAATGGCAGCACCGTATATGCGATTGCTCCCAGGCTGCCCGAAGGCAGGTTCCTCATCCGCGACGTGAATCCTTCCGCCGGTACCACCGTGCAGCTGCTGGGCCTGCCCCGCAAGCTGGCGTTCAAAAAGGTCAAAGAGGGCATCGAGGTCACCGTGCCGAAGTTGTCCGTACAGGAAGTACCCTGCCGCCACGCTTTCGCATTCAAGATCACACAGACCATTTAG
- a CDS encoding aldose 1-epimerase — translation MAFFIQHLQQNGFDVIELTDDEGASVQVIPALGALLHAFTIPHKNGTLNVIDSYASRAEYDAGVVSSFKSVKLSPFACRIKDAAYEWNGVKRQVQKSPIHGLLYDQAFAVILEETGSQDAVVDLEYHYSGWDPGYPFPYTCNVRYRLLAQNTLEITTSILNHHSESIPLMDGWHPYFSTGTPVDELELEFRSKEIVEFDDKLIPTGKLLPYTSFNQAKSLRGVELDNSFIVDFDQPSPLCILRDPKKHVSIEFYPSTAYPILQIYIPPHRNSIAVENLTGAPNAFNNGLGLVKLAAGESVQFATTLRVRG, via the coding sequence ATGGCCTTCTTCATACAGCATTTACAGCAAAACGGGTTCGACGTGATTGAACTGACAGACGACGAGGGCGCTTCCGTGCAGGTGATACCTGCGCTGGGCGCACTGTTGCATGCCTTCACCATTCCGCATAAAAACGGAACGCTGAACGTGATAGACAGTTATGCCAGCCGCGCCGAGTACGACGCCGGCGTGGTCAGCAGTTTCAAAAGCGTAAAGCTCAGCCCCTTTGCCTGCCGCATCAAAGACGCGGCTTACGAATGGAACGGCGTGAAACGCCAGGTGCAGAAATCGCCCATTCACGGTTTGCTGTACGACCAGGCTTTTGCCGTGATCCTCGAAGAAACCGGCAGCCAGGATGCGGTGGTGGACCTGGAGTACCACTATAGCGGCTGGGACCCCGGTTACCCGTTCCCGTACACCTGCAACGTGCGGTACCGTTTGCTCGCGCAGAACACCCTCGAAATCACCACGTCCATCCTCAATCATCACAGCGAATCCATTCCCCTGATGGACGGCTGGCATCCCTATTTCAGCACCGGTACGCCGGTAGACGAACTGGAACTGGAATTCCGGTCGAAAGAAATCGTGGAATTCGACGATAAACTGATACCTACCGGCAAACTGCTGCCCTATACATCGTTTAACCAGGCTAAAAGTCTTCGCGGGGTGGAGCTGGATAACTCGTTCATCGTTGATTTTGATCAACCTTCGCCGTTATGCATCCTGCGCGACCCGAAGAAGCACGTCAGCATCGAATTTTATCCTTCCACGGCGTATCCCATCCTGCAGATATACATTCCCCCGCACCGCAACAGCATCGCCGTGGAAAACCTCACCGGCGCGCCCAACGCCTTCAATAACGGCCTGGGCCTCGTGAAGCTGGCCGCCGGGGAAAGCGTACAATTCGCCACCACCCTGCGTGTGAGGGGGTAA
- a CDS encoding xylulokinase yields MSAYLIGYDIGSSSIKATLLDAATGRCLAAATGSTEEFVIKVPRAGWAEQDPEMWWQEVVKATHALQLQHPFDPTAVNAIGIAYQMHGLVCVDENHQVLRPSIIWCDSRAVAIGDKAAVELGEPYTLPHLLNSPGNFTASKLRWVQQHEPDVYARIKHIMLPGDFIALRLTGQPATTLSGLSEGIFWDFAEQRVSAPLLALYGIDPGLLSPIVPTFGEQGRVTAKAAELLKLRAGIPVTYRAGDQPNNAFSLNVLEPGEAATTAGTSGVVYAVHDKPAYDAQSRVNTFIHVNHTKENTRNGVLMCLNGTGILNSWLRGIAGGMDYNRMNEIAAGAPIGAEGLQVFPFGNGAERILANRLPGAAIEGLAFGVHQQAHLLRAGQEGIVNALTYGVNIMRGMGLQINRVRAGKANMFLSPLFREAFANTAGVTIELYNTDGALGAARAAGVGSGYYRDMKAAFTGMECLTTVTPETEKEQAYGEAYTKWNDRLQQILSTQ; encoded by the coding sequence ATGTCTGCATACCTGATCGGCTACGATATCGGTTCTTCGTCTATTAAAGCTACGCTGCTGGATGCCGCTACCGGCCGCTGCCTCGCTGCGGCCACCGGTTCCACGGAGGAGTTTGTCATCAAAGTGCCGCGCGCCGGCTGGGCGGAACAGGATCCGGAGATGTGGTGGCAGGAAGTGGTGAAAGCCACGCATGCCCTGCAGCTGCAGCATCCCTTCGACCCCACCGCCGTGAACGCCATCGGCATCGCTTACCAGATGCACGGCCTCGTGTGCGTCGACGAAAACCACCAGGTATTGCGGCCTTCCATTATCTGGTGCGACAGCCGGGCGGTGGCCATCGGCGATAAAGCCGCGGTGGAACTGGGCGAACCCTACACGCTGCCGCACCTGCTCAATTCCCCCGGGAACTTCACGGCATCCAAACTCCGGTGGGTGCAGCAGCACGAACCGGATGTGTACGCCCGTATCAAACATATTATGCTGCCGGGTGATTTTATCGCCCTGCGCCTCACCGGCCAGCCGGCCACCACACTGTCGGGCCTGTCTGAAGGCATTTTCTGGGACTTTGCGGAGCAGCGCGTATCGGCGCCTTTGCTGGCATTGTACGGCATCGATCCGGGGCTGTTATCGCCCATCGTGCCTACTTTCGGCGAACAGGGGCGCGTAACGGCGAAGGCCGCGGAGCTGTTGAAGCTGCGCGCGGGCATCCCCGTGACCTACCGCGCCGGCGACCAGCCCAATAACGCATTTTCACTCAACGTGCTGGAGCCGGGCGAGGCCGCTACCACCGCCGGTACTTCCGGGGTGGTGTATGCCGTGCACGACAAACCGGCGTACGATGCGCAAAGCCGGGTGAACACTTTCATACACGTCAATCATACGAAAGAAAATACCCGCAACGGCGTGCTGATGTGCCTCAACGGCACCGGCATTTTAAACAGCTGGCTGCGCGGCATTGCCGGCGGGATGGACTACAACCGCATGAACGAGATAGCGGCCGGAGCGCCCATCGGGGCGGAAGGTTTGCAGGTATTCCCGTTCGGCAACGGCGCGGAGAGGATACTGGCTAACCGCCTTCCGGGCGCGGCCATCGAAGGGCTGGCCTTCGGTGTGCATCAGCAGGCGCACCTGCTGCGGGCGGGGCAGGAAGGCATCGTGAACGCCCTTACCTACGGTGTGAACATCATGCGCGGCATGGGCCTGCAGATCAACCGTGTACGGGCGGGCAAAGCGAATATGTTCCTCAGCCCGCTGTTCCGCGAAGCATTCGCCAACACGGCCGGCGTTACCATCGAGCTGTACAATACGGACGGCGCGCTGGGTGCGGCGCGTGCGGCGGGAGTGGGCTCCGGGTATTACCGCGATATGAAGGCCGCCTTTACGGGTATGGAATGCCTGACCACGGTTACGCCCGAGACAGAAAAGGAACAGGCGTACGGTGAGGCGTACACGAAATGGAACGACCGTTTACAACAGATTTTATCCACGCAATAA
- a CDS encoding type II toxin-antitoxin system RelE/ParE family toxin — protein MIKHFKSKALRAFWEHDKKSGLPAQHTGKIRRILYVLDIAAMPEDMQAEASWKAHPLKGPMQGYWSIWVSGNYRIVFLFKDGHAYEVDYIDYH, from the coding sequence ATGATCAAACACTTCAAAAGCAAGGCGCTGAGAGCTTTCTGGGAACACGATAAAAAGTCAGGCCTGCCGGCACAACATACCGGGAAGATAAGACGGATCCTGTATGTACTGGATATTGCCGCGATGCCGGAAGATATGCAGGCTGAAGCGAGCTGGAAAGCCCACCCGTTGAAAGGTCCCATGCAAGGTTACTGGAGCATATGGGTAAGCGGGAATTACAGGATAGTATTTTTATTTAAAGACGGCCATGCTTACGAGGTTGATTATATTGACTACCATTAA
- a CDS encoding NAD(P)/FAD-dependent oxidoreductase, producing the protein MLSYWEKQSLLHYDCILLGSGIVGLSAAISIKERFPRKRILVLERGLLPSGASTRNAGFACIGSLTEILDDLRRMPAKEVVALVQMRKKGLQLLRSRIGDDRMQYRENGSYELIGEAELPALQQMEAVNAMLFDILPGPAFSMADDKIDAFGFARSHVRHLVKNNFEGELHTGMMMRTLIDLAFERGIEIKTGCEVTSFEEDAQQVKVTVNNSLQFSAEQLAICTNAFTGDFLPELDITPGRGQVLITGPVKDLPFKGIFHFDEGYYYFRELNGRVLFGGGRNLDFGGETTTDIALSARIQQDLEDKLRTLILPHHPFVIEDRWAGIMAFGQNKQPIVKAYSKRIWLAVRMGGMGIAIGSEVGRSLAALMHE; encoded by the coding sequence ATGCTCAGTTACTGGGAAAAACAAAGTCTCCTTCATTACGACTGCATCCTCCTGGGAAGCGGCATCGTGGGCCTGTCGGCCGCTATCAGCATCAAAGAACGATTCCCCCGCAAACGCATCCTTGTGCTCGAGCGGGGTTTGCTGCCTTCCGGCGCATCTACGCGTAACGCGGGCTTCGCCTGCATCGGCAGCCTCACCGAAATCCTCGACGACCTGCGCCGTATGCCTGCCAAAGAAGTAGTGGCCCTCGTGCAGATGCGTAAAAAAGGCCTGCAACTGCTGCGCTCCCGCATCGGCGACGACCGGATGCAGTATCGTGAAAACGGCAGTTACGAGCTTATCGGCGAAGCCGAATTACCGGCGCTGCAACAAATGGAAGCCGTCAACGCCATGCTGTTCGACATCCTGCCCGGCCCCGCCTTTTCCATGGCCGACGATAAGATCGACGCCTTCGGTTTTGCCAGGTCGCACGTCAGACATCTCGTTAAAAATAACTTCGAGGGAGAGCTGCATACCGGCATGATGATGCGCACCCTCATCGACCTCGCCTTCGAGCGCGGCATCGAAATCAAAACGGGCTGCGAAGTCACCTCCTTTGAAGAAGACGCACAGCAGGTGAAAGTAACCGTCAACAACAGCCTGCAGTTCAGCGCGGAACAGCTTGCCATCTGCACCAACGCCTTTACCGGCGACTTCCTGCCCGAGCTCGACATCACCCCCGGCCGCGGGCAGGTGCTCATCACCGGACCCGTGAAAGATCTTCCCTTCAAAGGAATATTTCATTTCGACGAAGGATATTATTACTTTCGGGAACTGAACGGCCGCGTGCTTTTCGGCGGTGGCCGCAACCTGGATTTTGGCGGAGAAACGACAACCGATATCGCTTTGAGCGCACGCATACAACAAGACCTGGAAGACAAACTCCGTACCCTCATCCTGCCCCATCATCCGTTTGTTATAGAAGACCGCTGGGCGGGCATTATGGCTTTCGGCCAGAACAAGCAGCCCATTGTGAAGGCTTATTCAAAACGCATCTGGCTCGCTGTGCGGATGGGCGGAATGGGCATCGCCATCGGTTCGGAAGTTGGCCGCTCCCTCGCCGCGCTGATGCATGAATAA
- a CDS encoding glycoside hydrolase family 95 protein, producing MKKILILFLLLGNVVYAQQPLRLWYQQPAARWEEALPVGNGRLGAMVYGRPGNEILQINEESVWAGNKFNDANPNAYKVLDTIRRLLFANKNDEALAIAQPNFVAVDGENSTQIARNFRSNQTLMNVNIRYGFTDYTGYHRELNIENGISTTRFTVNGVEYKQEVLASAPNNVIVVRITASKPASIDAFISLDRPAPRDTSSRCIDCKVTAAGNNQLVLNGQINDLEGKEKRGPAGLHMRFAGMLQATPTGGAIQAKEGGLQVKNANAVTLYIQGATNYNAVKQDVDPGASIALNKCKQLLQQAALRSYAQIQAAHVKDFEAVMKKVKLQIGEVAEDATPTDERLQQVKKGHEDPHLVALYFQYGRYLLLSSSRRPGVLPANLQGIWNQHLDAPWNADFHTNINLQMNYWPAEVTNLSQTTAPLFDFMDYIRPQGRITAKKMYNARGWVVHHCTDAFGKTGVQASAAWGTFPMAASWMCLHFWEHYAFTLDYNFLKTRAYPIMKEHALFVEDFLVKSPEGYLVSSPGSSPENRFVHPVTGKPAGLTYGPTMDSQILREFLSKCIAAANLLRTDSADAARWQQIITQLPPTRTGKDGRILEWIHEYEEAEPGHRHISHLFGLHPGTQITEQSPSLFEGALKTLTGRLSKGGGHTGWSRAWIINFYARLKQADSVRNHLQALLAKSTLPNLFDNHPPFQIDGNFGGTAGIAEALLQSHGDYVEVLPTLPAAWANGSVTGLCARGGFELDISWKDGVLSGLVLRSTTGRNIVLKYRQHLLPLSIEKGKEVVVPVHQLL from the coding sequence ATGAAAAAGATCCTTATCCTGTTTCTGCTGCTTGGCAATGTCGTATATGCCCAGCAGCCCCTTCGCCTTTGGTATCAGCAACCTGCCGCCAGATGGGAGGAAGCCCTGCCCGTTGGCAACGGCCGCCTGGGCGCCATGGTGTACGGCAGGCCCGGCAACGAAATCTTACAGATCAACGAGGAAAGCGTATGGGCGGGCAACAAGTTCAACGATGCCAACCCTAACGCCTACAAGGTGCTCGACACCATCCGCCGGTTGCTTTTTGCGAACAAAAACGACGAGGCGCTGGCCATCGCGCAACCGAATTTCGTGGCGGTGGACGGAGAGAACTCCACCCAGATCGCGCGTAACTTCCGTTCCAACCAGACCCTCATGAACGTTAACATCCGGTACGGGTTTACGGATTATACGGGATACCACCGCGAACTGAATATAGAAAACGGCATCAGTACCACCCGCTTCACCGTGAACGGTGTGGAATATAAACAGGAAGTGCTCGCATCGGCGCCGAACAACGTCATCGTGGTACGGATCACGGCTTCAAAGCCTGCTTCCATCGATGCTTTCATTTCGCTCGACCGGCCGGCGCCCAGGGATACCAGCTCCCGGTGCATCGATTGCAAAGTGACCGCAGCGGGCAATAACCAGCTGGTGCTGAACGGGCAGATCAACGACCTGGAAGGCAAAGAGAAACGGGGCCCCGCGGGCCTGCATATGCGCTTTGCGGGTATGCTGCAGGCCACCCCCACCGGCGGCGCCATTCAGGCAAAAGAGGGTGGGCTACAGGTGAAGAACGCCAACGCCGTTACTTTATACATCCAGGGCGCTACCAATTACAATGCCGTCAAACAGGATGTGGACCCCGGCGCCAGCATCGCCCTCAACAAATGCAAACAATTGCTCCAGCAGGCCGCCCTGCGCAGCTACGCACAGATACAGGCCGCGCATGTAAAGGATTTTGAGGCGGTCATGAAAAAAGTGAAACTGCAGATCGGGGAGGTGGCGGAAGACGCAACGCCAACCGATGAACGCTTGCAGCAGGTGAAAAAAGGGCATGAAGATCCGCACCTCGTAGCCCTGTACTTCCAGTACGGCCGTTACCTGCTGCTCTCCAGCTCCCGCCGCCCGGGCGTACTGCCGGCTAACCTGCAGGGCATCTGGAACCAGCACCTCGACGCACCGTGGAATGCGGACTTTCATACCAACATCAACCTCCAGATGAACTACTGGCCGGCGGAAGTCACCAATCTTTCCCAAACCACCGCGCCGCTGTTCGACTTTATGGATTACATCCGCCCACAGGGCCGCATCACCGCCAAAAAAATGTACAACGCCCGCGGATGGGTGGTGCATCACTGCACCGACGCTTTCGGGAAAACAGGCGTGCAGGCCAGTGCCGCATGGGGTACCTTTCCAATGGCCGCCAGCTGGATGTGCCTCCACTTCTGGGAACATTATGCGTTTACGCTGGATTATAATTTCCTCAAAACAAGGGCGTATCCCATCATGAAAGAACATGCCCTGTTCGTGGAGGACTTTCTCGTGAAAAGTCCCGAAGGCTACCTCGTCTCTTCTCCGGGCAGCTCGCCGGAAAACAGGTTCGTGCACCCGGTGACGGGCAAACCTGCTGGCCTTACTTACGGGCCTACGATGGACAGCCAGATACTCCGCGAGTTCCTTTCCAAATGTATCGCCGCCGCCAACCTGCTGAGGACCGATTCGGCGGACGCGGCGCGCTGGCAACAGATCATAACGCAGCTGCCGCCCACCCGGACGGGGAAAGACGGCCGCATACTGGAATGGATACACGAATATGAAGAAGCGGAGCCCGGTCACCGGCACATCTCCCATCTCTTCGGCCTGCACCCCGGCACGCAGATCACGGAGCAGTCGCCCTCCTTGTTCGAAGGCGCACTGAAAACCCTCACCGGCCGCCTCAGCAAAGGCGGCGGGCATACCGGGTGGAGCAGGGCCTGGATCATCAATTTTTACGCCCGCCTCAAACAGGCAGACAGTGTGCGCAACCACCTGCAGGCGCTGCTGGCCAAGTCCACGCTGCCCAACCTGTTCGATAACCACCCGCCGTTCCAGATCGACGGTAACTTCGGCGGAACGGCCGGCATCGCGGAAGCGCTGCTGCAAAGCCATGGCGATTATGTGGAAGTATTGCCCACACTGCCCGCAGCCTGGGCGAACGGGAGCGTTACGGGGCTTTGCGCCCGCGGTGGGTTTGAGCTAGACATCAGCTGGAAAGATGGCGTGCTCTCCGGCCTCGTGCTGCGCTCCACCACCGGCCGCAACATCGTACTGAAATACCGCCAGCACCTGCTGCCTCTTTCCATCGAAAAAGGAAAAGAAGTAGTAGTGCCGGTACATCAATTATTATAA
- the xylA gene encoding xylose isomerase produces the protein MNIITGDKTYFPTVGKIQYEGPKSDNPMAYKWYDETKTINGKTLRELFKFAVSYWHTFCGTGGDPFGPGTKAFPWLTANDPVQQAKDKMDAAFEFITKLGVPYYCFHDIDLVDEGSSLAQYEQHLQQIVDYAKEKQKASGVKLLWGTANVFSNPRYMNGASTNPDFAVVAYAGTQVKNALDATIALGGENYVFWGGREGYMTLLNTNMKRELDHLGRFLGMARDYARKQGFKGTFFIEPKPCEPTKHQYDYDSATVIGFLREYGLDKDFKLNIEVNHATLAGHTFQHELQTAADAGMLGSIDANRGDYQNGWDTDQFPMNLNELTETMLVILEAGGLAGGGVNFDAKARRNSTDLEDIFHAHIGGMDAFARAAFIADRILRESPYKKFRAERYASFDSGKGQEFESGKLTLEDLRAFALANGEPKQISGRQEWLENLVNQYI, from the coding sequence ATGAATATCATTACAGGCGACAAGACCTATTTCCCCACGGTAGGGAAAATCCAGTACGAAGGCCCGAAATCAGACAACCCGATGGCCTACAAGTGGTACGACGAAACCAAAACCATCAATGGCAAAACGCTCCGCGAACTCTTCAAATTCGCGGTGAGCTACTGGCATACCTTCTGCGGCACCGGCGGCGATCCTTTCGGCCCCGGCACGAAGGCGTTCCCCTGGCTCACGGCCAACGATCCCGTGCAGCAGGCGAAAGATAAGATGGACGCGGCGTTTGAATTCATCACCAAACTCGGCGTGCCGTATTATTGTTTCCACGACATTGACCTGGTAGACGAAGGCAGCAGCCTCGCCCAATACGAGCAGCACCTGCAGCAGATCGTTGACTATGCGAAGGAAAAACAGAAGGCCAGCGGCGTGAAGCTGCTCTGGGGCACGGCCAACGTATTCAGCAATCCGCGTTACATGAACGGCGCGTCCACCAACCCGGACTTCGCCGTGGTGGCTTATGCCGGCACCCAGGTGAAAAATGCGCTCGACGCCACCATCGCGCTGGGCGGAGAGAACTACGTGTTCTGGGGCGGCCGCGAAGGGTATATGACCCTGCTCAACACCAACATGAAAAGGGAGCTCGACCACCTCGGCCGCTTCCTCGGCATGGCCCGCGATTACGCGCGCAAACAGGGTTTCAAGGGCACGTTCTTCATCGAACCGAAACCCTGCGAGCCCACCAAGCACCAGTACGACTACGATAGCGCCACGGTGATCGGCTTCCTGCGGGAGTACGGCCTCGACAAGGATTTTAAACTGAATATAGAAGTGAACCACGCCACACTGGCCGGCCATACCTTCCAGCACGAGCTGCAGACAGCAGCGGATGCTGGCATGCTGGGCAGCATCGACGCCAACCGCGGCGATTACCAGAACGGCTGGGATACCGACCAGTTCCCCATGAACCTCAACGAGCTGACCGAAACGATGCTCGTTATCCTGGAAGCCGGCGGCCTCGCCGGCGGCGGGGTGAACTTCGACGCCAAAGCGCGCCGTAACTCCACCGACCTGGAAGATATCTTCCACGCACACATCGGCGGCATGGACGCCTTCGCCCGCGCTGCTTTCATTGCAGACCGCATACTCCGCGAATCGCCCTATAAAAAATTCCGCGCGGAGCGCTACGCGTCTTTCGACAGCGGGAAAGGACAGGAATTCGAAAGCGGCAAACTCACGCTGGAAGACCTGCGCGCCTTCGCACTGGCCAACGGCGAGCCTAAACAGATCAGCGGCCGCCAGGAATGGCTGGAGAACCTGGTGAATCAATACATCTGA